From Desulfatiglans anilini DSM 4660, one genomic window encodes:
- the gap gene encoding type I glyceraldehyde-3-phosphate dehydrogenase: MSLKVAVNGFGRIGRMVFRAGFGREDIEFVAVNDLTDPATLAHLVKYDSVHGTLGVEVGHTDHSLIVDGKEIQIFSERDPGRLPWGKLGIDTIFECTGLFRDREKAAAHLEAGAKKVIISAPAKGPDTTLVMGVNHTDYDPQRHHVISNASCTTNCLAPVCKVLLDSFGIEKGLMTTTHSYTGDQRLLDFPHKDLRRARAAALSMIPTTTGAAKAVALVLPQLQGKLNGMAIRVPTPNVSVVDLVVQLGRAATVEEINGALKEAAEGPLKGILGYTDLPLVSTDFNGTRVSSTVDGLSTMVVGDMAKVLAWYDNEFGYSNRMVELAVYMAGH, translated from the coding sequence ATGTCATTGAAGGTGGCTGTAAACGGATTTGGGCGGATTGGACGTATGGTCTTCCGGGCTGGATTCGGGCGCGAGGATATAGAGTTCGTGGCGGTAAACGATCTGACCGATCCGGCGACCCTGGCCCATCTGGTCAAGTATGATTCGGTGCACGGCACGCTGGGGGTGGAAGTCGGTCATACGGACCATTCCTTGATCGTGGATGGGAAAGAGATCCAGATTTTTTCGGAGAGGGATCCGGGCCGTCTGCCTTGGGGAAAACTCGGGATCGATACCATTTTCGAGTGTACGGGTCTTTTCCGCGACCGGGAGAAGGCGGCGGCTCACCTCGAAGCCGGCGCCAAAAAGGTGATCATTTCCGCCCCGGCCAAGGGGCCTGACACCACGCTCGTCATGGGCGTCAACCACACGGATTACGATCCCCAGAGACATCATGTGATTTCCAATGCCTCCTGTACGACGAACTGCCTGGCGCCGGTCTGCAAGGTGCTTCTGGATTCGTTCGGGATAGAAAAAGGCCTGATGACGACCACGCATTCTTACACCGGTGATCAGAGGCTCCTGGATTTTCCGCACAAGGACCTGCGCCGTGCGCGCGCAGCAGCGCTTTCGATGATTCCAACGACGACCGGCGCTGCGAAGGCCGTGGCGCTGGTTCTACCTCAGCTGCAGGGAAAATTGAACGGAATGGCCATTCGTGTGCCCACACCCAATGTCTCGGTCGTCGATCTGGTCGTGCAGCTCGGCCGCGCAGCGACCGTCGAAGAGATCAACGGCGCCCTCAAAGAGGCGGCGGAAGGGCCTCTTAAGGGCATCCTGGGCTATACCGACCTGCCTCTAGTCTCAACCGACTTCAACGGGACGCGGGTGTCGAGTACGGTGGACGGTCTGTCGACGATGGTGGTGGGTGACATGGCCAAGGTTCTGGCCTGGTATGACAACGAATTCGGTTATTCCAACCGGATGGTCGAACTGGCTGTTTATATGGCCGGGCACTGA
- the rimI gene encoding ribosomal protein S18-alanine N-acetyltransferase, whose product MIACVEVTAANFERYGSEICRLEKTAFRTPWSEAAYRQELDNPVSRLWVLLEGGSFAGYACFWIFAQELHIMKIALIAPMRGRGLASKLMERIVAEGGAAGARSAWLEVRPSNAAALRLYVRQGFEEIGRRRSYYSDSGEDAVLMSRPILQRGAAGKL is encoded by the coding sequence ATGATCGCTTGTGTCGAGGTGACAGCGGCGAATTTCGAAAGGTACGGCAGCGAAATCTGCCGCCTTGAAAAGACCGCTTTCAGGACCCCGTGGAGCGAAGCGGCCTACCGGCAGGAACTGGATAACCCCGTATCGAGGCTTTGGGTCCTCTTAGAGGGCGGAAGCTTTGCCGGGTATGCCTGTTTCTGGATTTTCGCCCAGGAACTGCATATCATGAAGATCGCCCTTATCGCGCCGATGCGTGGGCGCGGTCTGGCCTCGAAGCTCATGGAGAGGATTGTTGCTGAAGGCGGTGCGGCAGGCGCCCGCTCGGCCTGGTTGGAGGTTCGGCCTTCCAATGCCGCGGCGCTTCGGCTCTATGTGCGGCAGGGTTTCGAGGAGATCGGCCGAAGGCGATCGTATTACAGTGATTCCGGGGAAGATGCCGTGCTCATGAGCCGGCCGATCCTTCAGCGCGGCGCCGCCGGAAAGCTTTAG
- a CDS encoding PTS sugar transporter subunit IIA: protein MIGILIISHCDLGRELLRAAELIVGRLDAADSIPITQITESEPLLKTIAEKIKRLDRGKGVLVLTDMFGGTPSNLSLSFLEENRVEVLTGVNLPMVIAVAGDRDRLSLSELGEKAQEAGRRSIALAGKLLRME, encoded by the coding sequence ATGATAGGGATCCTGATCATTTCCCATTGTGACTTGGGCAGGGAATTGCTGCGTGCGGCAGAGTTGATCGTTGGCCGGCTGGATGCGGCGGATTCGATTCCAATCACCCAAATTACGGAGAGCGAACCGCTGCTGAAAACTATCGCCGAGAAGATCAAACGCCTGGACCGCGGCAAAGGGGTCCTGGTGCTGACCGATATGTTCGGGGGAACGCCTTCGAACCTCAGCCTCTCCTTCCTGGAAGAGAACCGTGTCGAGGTCTTGACGGGCGTCAATCTCCCGATGGTCATTGCGGTCGCAGGGGACCGGGATCGTCTGTCGCTGAGCGAACTTGGTGAAAAGGCACAGGAAGCCGGTCGACGAAGCATCGCGCTGGCCGGCAAACTGCTCAGGATGGAATGA
- a CDS encoding PTS sugar transporter subunit IIA — protein MKLSEILHEDSIVPELKAKDKKAVLSELAERVCARDPVIDKDTLVRVLLEREKLGSTGIGDGVAIPHGKLGGVSQPMISCGRSLEGVDFDAMDGQPAHLFFLLLAPEDSSSIHLQVLARLAKILKTSAFRKRLMQAHNQQEIYSAIVQTDEESS, from the coding sequence ATGAAACTATCTGAAATACTTCATGAAGACAGCATCGTTCCTGAACTGAAGGCGAAAGACAAAAAAGCTGTTCTGAGCGAATTGGCCGAGCGGGTTTGTGCCCGGGACCCTGTTATTGACAAGGACACTCTGGTCAGGGTATTGCTCGAGCGGGAAAAGCTTGGGAGCACGGGGATAGGCGACGGCGTAGCCATCCCTCACGGCAAGCTCGGCGGAGTCAGTCAGCCGATGATCTCCTGCGGACGCAGTCTCGAGGGTGTTGATTTTGACGCCATGGACGGGCAACCCGCCCATCTTTTTTTCCTTCTGCTTGCCCCGGAAGACTCATCCAGCATTCATTTGCAGGTTTTGGCGCGGCTGGCTAAGATCCTCAAGACGAGCGCCTTCAGAAAACGATTGATGCAGGCCCATAATCAGCAGGAGATCTATAGCGCGATTGTTCAGACAGACGAAGAATCATCTTGA
- the hpf gene encoding ribosome hibernation-promoting factor, HPF/YfiA family, translating into MDITVTFRRTEPSEALKVYAEEKVSKVRKYLDVPVEAHVVLSVEKFRHQADVTLIVNGTRIKAMEETGDMYSAIDQVMDKIEKQVKRHLQKIRERRPEGARPEEEGEGEEASAAADTESVIAVEQMIAKPMDTEEAVMQLNLSKQEFLVFRNAKSLEVNVLYRKKDGSLGLIEPAS; encoded by the coding sequence ATGGATATCACTGTGACCTTCAGACGCACCGAACCGAGCGAAGCGTTGAAAGTGTATGCGGAGGAGAAGGTTTCCAAGGTCAGGAAGTATCTCGATGTTCCGGTCGAGGCCCATGTCGTTCTGAGCGTCGAAAAGTTCAGGCACCAGGCGGATGTTACCCTGATCGTCAACGGGACGCGTATCAAGGCCATGGAAGAGACCGGCGACATGTATTCAGCCATCGATCAGGTGATGGACAAGATCGAGAAGCAGGTGAAGCGCCATCTGCAAAAGATCAGAGAACGCCGTCCGGAAGGTGCGAGACCGGAGGAAGAGGGTGAAGGAGAAGAGGCGTCGGCCGCAGCGGATACCGAGTCCGTGATCGCGGTCGAGCAGATGATCGCCAAGCCGATGGATACTGAAGAAGCGGTCATGCAACTGAATCTGTCGAAGCAGGAATTCCTGGTGTTCCGGAACGCCAAGAGCCTGGAGGTCAATGTCCTTTACAGGAAGAAAGACGGCAGCCTAGGCCTGATCGAGCCGGCGAGCTGA
- the rpoN gene encoding RNA polymerase factor sigma-54 — MALELKQSLGLSQQLVMTPQLQQAIKLLQLSRLELLDAIYQELEVNPILEEQLGIDPEEEMSPREDAEAPVVEAVPAVTEVRVEERAREDVDWESYVSEYNTGWAEAPYEERDAPSYESMTATKTDLSDHLTWQLNMSRMDDDARTIASHIIGNLDEDGYLDVGLEEIAEVAGYPLEKVEETLSQVQNFDPVGVAARDMRESLLIQARFHGLGGSLVETLIQDHLHDLENRRYEEISRKLGVTVGEICEAVTVIQGLDPKPGRVHSSEETIYITPDIYVIKVGDKYEILLNEDGLPRLKVNSYYREVLSGQIEIGETAKGYIKEKLRSAAWLIKSIHQRQRTIYRVTESIVRFQREFFDKGIAHLKPLVLREVAEDIEMHESTVSRVTTNKYVHTPQGIFELKFFFNSAIKSVDGDDLASETVKEFIRNIVKSEEKKKPYSDQEISDMLRGKNIKVARRTVAKYREAAGILPSKKRKDPF; from the coding sequence ATGGCATTGGAACTCAAACAATCTCTGGGGCTTTCGCAGCAACTGGTGATGACGCCGCAGTTGCAGCAGGCGATCAAGCTCCTGCAGCTCTCGCGCCTCGAACTTCTGGATGCCATTTATCAGGAACTCGAAGTGAATCCGATCCTCGAAGAACAACTCGGGATTGACCCGGAAGAGGAGATGAGTCCACGAGAGGATGCCGAAGCTCCTGTCGTCGAGGCGGTTCCAGCCGTAACGGAGGTGCGTGTCGAGGAGCGCGCCCGAGAGGACGTGGATTGGGAAAGCTACGTCTCGGAGTACAACACGGGTTGGGCTGAAGCCCCTTATGAGGAGAGGGACGCCCCGTCATACGAGAGCATGACGGCTACGAAGACGGACCTGAGTGATCATTTGACCTGGCAGCTCAATATGAGCCGCATGGACGATGACGCCCGCACGATCGCTTCTCACATCATCGGCAACCTCGATGAGGACGGCTATCTCGATGTCGGGCTTGAAGAGATCGCGGAGGTCGCAGGGTATCCGCTCGAAAAAGTGGAGGAGACGCTCAGTCAGGTCCAGAACTTCGATCCGGTGGGGGTCGCCGCCCGTGATATGCGGGAGTCGCTTCTGATCCAGGCCCGGTTTCACGGGCTCGGAGGGAGCCTCGTGGAGACCCTGATACAGGATCACCTGCACGACCTCGAGAATAGGCGCTATGAGGAGATTTCACGCAAACTCGGTGTTACGGTGGGGGAGATCTGCGAGGCCGTAACCGTCATCCAGGGACTGGATCCAAAACCCGGCCGGGTCCACTCCAGCGAAGAGACGATCTATATCACGCCGGATATCTATGTCATCAAGGTGGGCGACAAGTACGAGATCCTGCTCAACGAAGACGGCCTGCCCCGCCTGAAGGTCAACAGTTACTACAGGGAGGTCCTTTCAGGGCAGATCGAGATCGGCGAAACCGCCAAGGGCTATATCAAGGAAAAACTGCGATCGGCGGCCTGGTTGATCAAGAGCATTCACCAGCGGCAGCGGACGATCTACCGCGTGACCGAGAGCATCGTCCGGTTTCAGCGGGAGTTTTTCGATAAAGGGATTGCTCATCTGAAGCCCCTTGTGCTCCGTGAGGTAGCCGAGGATATCGAGATGCACGAATCGACGGTCAGCCGGGTAACCACCAATAAATATGTCCATACGCCCCAAGGTATTTTCGAACTCAAATTTTTCTTCAACAGCGCCATCAAGAGTGTTGATGGAGATGATCTGGCTTCCGAAACCGTGAAGGAATTCATACGCAACATCGTTAAATCGGAGGAAAAGAAGAAGCCATACAGCGATCAGGAGATCTCGGACATGCTGCGGGGGAAAAACATCAAAGTAGCCAGGCGGACGGTCGCCAAATATCGAGAGGCCGCCGGTATCCTGCCTTCCAAAAAAAGAAAGGACCCTTTTTGA
- the lptA gene encoding lipopolysaccharide transport periplasmic protein LptA, whose product MKPQALKILGWASLLIFVLSAAQPAAQAQGIAAKASRGGPMVIHSDTLEADNLQRTVTFSGKVKAEREDFIIHCERMVVHYTRSENAGAPGDATEGSSIEKIVARGNVRVDRTEGGTATAEEAVYYENESKVVLSGNPVLKQENDTVQGERVIFFIEDDRVVVEGSEKKRVKAVVFPKSDNKDKQPGAEPGVAQSESGRE is encoded by the coding sequence ATGAAGCCCCAGGCTTTGAAGATACTTGGGTGGGCTAGCCTGCTGATTTTTGTGCTGTCTGCGGCGCAGCCCGCGGCGCAAGCGCAGGGCATCGCGGCCAAGGCGTCGCGGGGCGGCCCCATGGTAATCCATTCGGACACACTCGAAGCGGACAATCTTCAGCGGACTGTCACCTTTTCCGGAAAGGTCAAGGCTGAAAGAGAGGATTTTATCATTCATTGCGAACGGATGGTGGTCCACTATACCCGTTCGGAAAATGCCGGTGCGCCTGGAGATGCAACAGAGGGCAGCAGCATCGAAAAGATCGTCGCCAGAGGGAATGTGCGGGTGGATCGCACGGAGGGCGGCACGGCGACTGCCGAAGAGGCCGTTTACTACGAGAATGAGAGCAAGGTGGTTTTGTCGGGCAACCCCGTCCTGAAGCAGGAGAACGATACGGTTCAGGGGGAAAGGGTCATCTTTTTTATCGAAGATGACCGGGTGGTTGTGGAAGGATCCGAAAAAAAGAGGGTCAAGGCCGTCGTGTTTCCGAAATCCGACAACAAGGATAAGCAGCCCGGCGCTGAGCCTGGGGTGGCGCAGTCTGAAAGTGGGCGTGAATAG
- the lptC gene encoding LPS export ABC transporter periplasmic protein LptC has translation MVGLGLLLAVVAAYLIGAKWVGRGAALLDDVVSREGIQLNEIHYTQDDPERGLRWILDAESVRFSGDQRFVHFSRFLLTVEPEEGAWVKLKGDEGDYSRDTGEIEIRGAIEGETGDGYRLLTEHLLIDEGKKTVRTDVPVQLEGPFFSVEGKGLFFDLNQERVQILSEVTTHIR, from the coding sequence ATGGTAGGTCTAGGGCTCCTTCTTGCCGTTGTGGCGGCCTATCTGATCGGGGCGAAATGGGTGGGTCGCGGTGCCGCCCTGCTGGACGATGTAGTCAGTAGGGAAGGCATTCAACTGAATGAGATCCATTATACGCAGGATGATCCCGAGCGGGGTCTGAGATGGATTCTCGATGCCGAATCTGTCCGCTTCTCCGGGGATCAGCGGTTCGTTCACTTTTCGCGTTTCTTGCTCACCGTGGAACCGGAAGAAGGCGCCTGGGTGAAGCTTAAAGGGGACGAGGGAGATTATTCCCGGGATACCGGTGAGATCGAAATCCGTGGTGCGATAGAAGGAGAGACGGGGGACGGCTATCGGCTCCTGACCGAGCATCTTCTGATCGACGAAGGGAAGAAGACCGTACGGACGGACGTCCCTGTTCAGTTGGAAGGCCCCTTTTTCTCTGTTGAGGGGAAAGGTCTCTTCTTTGATTTGAACCAAGAGAGGGTCCAGATCTTATCGGAGGTCACAACGCATATCCGATGA
- a CDS encoding KdsC family phosphatase produces the protein MEPMEEKAKQIKTLFLDVDGVLTDGRVTLDDRGVEIKSFHSKDGQGLKMLVASGIEVVIITGRSSNALAYRARELGIEAVYQGVGDKRALCRRLIAERGLKVENVASMGDDLPDLGMMLEAGLRMTVNDAAEEVREMADFITRRNGGQGAVREVSEWLLKCQGKWLEVVAAYAGK, from the coding sequence ATGGAACCGATGGAGGAGAAGGCGAAGCAGATCAAAACCCTTTTTCTGGATGTGGACGGTGTCCTGACGGATGGCAGGGTGACGCTGGACGACCGCGGAGTCGAAATCAAGTCCTTCCACTCCAAGGACGGGCAGGGGCTCAAGATGCTTGTCGCCTCCGGCATCGAAGTCGTCATCATCACGGGCAGGTCCTCGAATGCCTTGGCCTACAGGGCACGCGAACTGGGGATCGAGGCCGTTTACCAGGGGGTCGGCGACAAGCGGGCCCTTTGCCGGCGATTGATCGCCGAGCGTGGCTTGAAGGTGGAGAATGTTGCGTCGATGGGGGACGACCTGCCGGATCTCGGGATGATGTTGGAGGCCGGGTTGCGCATGACGGTGAACGATGCCGCCGAAGAGGTCCGTGAAATGGCCGATTTCATCACCCGCCGGAACGGCGGGCAGGGTGCGGTGCGGGAGGTGAGTGAGTGGCTGCTCAAATGCCAGGGAAAATGGCTTGAAGTCGTTGCGGCGTATGCCGGAAAATAG
- the kdsA gene encoding 3-deoxy-8-phosphooctulonate synthase yields the protein MGEREVRSIRIGSKLLGIEGPFFLIAGPCVIEDEAVALHVADRLRELGDDLDIPVIYKSSYDKANRTSLGSYRGPGLEKGLEILWKVKESTGLAVLSDVHRPEDMAAAAEVLDVIQIPAFLCRQTDLVVAAARTGLPVNLKKGQFLSPWEMGPASGKILAAGNEQILLTERGASFGYNNLVVDMRAIAVMRGLGFPVVFDATHSVQLPGGEGTCSGGQREFVGHLARAAVAAGADGVFMEVHPDPDQALCDGPNSLPIQDVRPLLRLLKDIHALVRS from the coding sequence TTGGGGGAACGCGAAGTCAGATCGATCAGAATCGGTTCGAAGCTGCTGGGCATTGAAGGCCCATTTTTTCTTATTGCAGGTCCTTGCGTGATAGAAGATGAGGCGGTCGCACTCCATGTGGCGGATCGCTTGCGCGAGCTGGGGGATGATCTGGATATCCCCGTGATTTACAAAAGTTCTTACGACAAGGCCAACCGGACCTCCCTCGGCTCATACCGGGGCCCGGGTCTGGAAAAAGGGTTGGAAATCCTTTGGAAGGTGAAGGAATCGACGGGGCTGGCGGTTCTCTCCGATGTCCATCGACCGGAGGACATGGCCGCCGCCGCCGAGGTCCTCGATGTGATCCAGATCCCGGCGTTTTTGTGCCGGCAGACGGACCTGGTCGTAGCCGCCGCCCGGACAGGCCTTCCGGTCAATCTCAAAAAGGGGCAGTTCCTCTCGCCCTGGGAGATGGGGCCGGCATCGGGAAAGATCTTGGCTGCGGGCAACGAGCAGATTCTTTTGACCGAGCGCGGAGCATCCTTCGGATACAATAACCTTGTCGTCGATATGCGCGCGATAGCCGTCATGCGCGGACTCGGCTTTCCCGTCGTGTTCGATGCCACCCACAGCGTTCAACTCCCGGGCGGGGAGGGGACGTGTTCGGGAGGGCAGCGTGAATTTGTCGGCCACCTGGCGCGGGCGGCGGTTGCCGCCGGGGCTGACGGCGTCTTCATGGAAGTCCATCCGGACCCGGATCAGGCCCTTTGCGACGGGCCCAACTCCTTGCCCATCCAGGATGTGCGGCCCCTTCTCCGGCTGCTGAAAGACATCCACGCCCTCGTCAGATCCTGA
- the lysM gene encoding peptidoglycan-binding protein LysM, producing the protein MGLFDFVKEIGQRLFNRDAEAAEKIKEHIEKANPGITDLGVDYTDGVVSLSGKAASAEAMEKAVLMAGNVQGVSDVRADSLQAPTVTEKVEYYVIKKGDTLSAIAKQFYGKASDYPRIFEANREVIKDPDLIYPGQKIRIPLQ; encoded by the coding sequence ATGGGATTATTTGATTTTGTCAAGGAGATAGGCCAGAGGCTGTTCAACCGCGATGCCGAAGCGGCTGAAAAGATCAAGGAGCACATCGAGAAAGCGAACCCCGGGATCACCGATCTAGGGGTCGACTACACCGACGGGGTGGTTTCCCTCTCGGGCAAAGCGGCCAGCGCAGAGGCCATGGAAAAGGCGGTGCTGATGGCCGGCAACGTCCAGGGCGTTTCGGATGTACGGGCCGATAGCCTGCAGGCACCGACCGTCACGGAGAAGGTGGAATATTACGTCATCAAGAAAGGCGACACCTTGTCGGCGATCGCAAAGCAGTTCTATGGCAAAGCAAGTGATTATCCAAGGATCTTCGAAGCCAACCGGGAGGTCATCAAGGATCCTGACCTGATTTATCCCGGTCAGAAAATCCGCATTCCGCTTCAGTAA
- a CDS encoding tellurite resistance TerB family protein, whose amino-acid sequence MELLGAMMQPGVNSAAGQRLQHTLGSRGSGSSEGLLSSLFGGGGSGGGIGGMLGDILQEAGQAVGGKKNLAVGGIGALAGALLGGGKSSMGGAVGGGLMALLGALAFSALKKAGQPQAEVPLGLRAPAEPQEEKRLEENAGLVLQAMINAAKADGEIDQGEVQRIVGKLSEMGIAEEAKAFLNVEMHKPMDTETLIRAGAGRPELAAQLYIASLLAIKVDTPAEEAYVRNLGEGLGLQPEVMKHLEAAVGLNR is encoded by the coding sequence ATGGAACTGCTTGGGGCAATGATGCAGCCGGGAGTGAATTCTGCAGCCGGCCAGCGCTTGCAGCACACGCTCGGCTCACGTGGCTCGGGGTCTTCGGAGGGGCTGCTTTCTTCCCTGTTTGGAGGGGGCGGCTCGGGCGGCGGCATAGGAGGTATGCTCGGTGATATCCTGCAGGAGGCGGGGCAGGCTGTCGGGGGGAAGAAGAACCTCGCCGTCGGGGGAATCGGCGCCCTTGCGGGCGCATTGCTCGGTGGAGGCAAAAGCTCCATGGGTGGGGCCGTGGGGGGCGGCTTGATGGCGCTCCTCGGCGCGCTGGCCTTTTCAGCCTTGAAAAAGGCCGGGCAGCCGCAGGCGGAGGTCCCGCTCGGGTTGCGGGCGCCGGCTGAGCCGCAGGAGGAGAAGAGGCTGGAGGAGAATGCCGGGCTCGTGTTGCAGGCGATGATTAACGCTGCAAAGGCCGATGGCGAGATCGACCAGGGCGAAGTGCAGCGGATCGTGGGCAAGCTCAGTGAGATGGGGATCGCAGAGGAGGCCAAGGCTTTTCTGAACGTTGAGATGCATAAACCCATGGACACGGAAACCCTGATCCGGGCAGGCGCAGGACGGCCCGAACTGGCGGCGCAGCTTTACATCGCCTCGCTCCTGGCCATCAAGGTCGACACGCCGGCGGAGGAAGCCTACGTCAGGAACCTTGGTGAAGGACTCGGGCTGCAGCCGGAAGTCATGAAACACCTTGAGGCTGCCGTCGGCCTGAACCGATAG
- a CDS encoding DUF6384 family protein: MPEHNEPKPDFSEVLLAMDVVDTLRHERSLVERELQSEDSEKALIEKLRRIYAGQGIEVSDETLLEGVRALREERFTYRPPEPGLKTALARLYVRRGRWVKRIGILLLVILTLWGGYHFLYAGPSEREKVRIAREVGELGPAAVKDALEPGARQKAEALYTQALSALRRGDSDAARDALEALKGIHSLILMEYTLQVVSRPGTPSGVWRHPVDNPAGRNYYLIVEAVTVDGRRLALPVTSEEDGKVTVVKEWGLRVPADIYEEVRRDKAEDGIVDRRKVGIKKRGFITPEYVVPTRGGAITQW; the protein is encoded by the coding sequence ATGCCTGAACACAATGAGCCGAAGCCTGATTTTTCCGAAGTCCTGCTGGCCATGGACGTGGTGGACACGCTGCGCCATGAGCGGTCGCTGGTCGAGCGGGAACTGCAGTCAGAGGACAGCGAAAAGGCGCTGATCGAGAAGCTCAGAAGGATCTATGCCGGGCAGGGCATCGAGGTTTCGGACGAGACTTTGCTCGAAGGGGTGCGGGCCTTGCGGGAAGAGCGCTTCACGTATCGCCCGCCCGAACCGGGACTCAAAACCGCGCTTGCCCGTCTGTACGTCCGCAGGGGCCGCTGGGTCAAACGGATCGGGATCCTCTTGCTGGTGATCTTGACGCTTTGGGGCGGATATCACTTTCTCTACGCCGGGCCCTCGGAGCGGGAAAAGGTCCGCATTGCCAGGGAGGTCGGTGAGCTGGGGCCCGCTGCCGTGAAGGACGCGCTCGAACCAGGCGCGCGGCAAAAGGCGGAAGCCTTGTACACGCAGGCTCTTTCGGCTCTCCGCAGAGGGGATTCCGATGCCGCCCGTGACGCCCTCGAGGCCTTGAAAGGCATCCACAGCCTGATCCTGATGGAATACACCCTGCAGGTCGTTTCCCGCCCCGGGACCCCGAGCGGCGTCTGGCGGCACCCGGTCGATAACCCTGCCGGCCGGAACTATTACCTCATCGTAGAGGCGGTCACGGTCGACGGGAGACGGCTGGCGCTGCCGGTCACCTCCGAGGAGGACGGCAAGGTCACGGTCGTGAAAGAGTGGGGGCTCCGCGTCCCCGCCGACATCTATGAAGAGGTCAGGCGGGACAAGGCGGAGGACGGGATCGTAGACCGGCGAAAGGTGGGGATCAAGAAGCGCGGTTTCATCACGCCGGAATACGTCGTGCCGACCAGGGGCGGCGCGATCACGCAATGGTAA